The Magnolia sinica isolate HGM2019 chromosome 3, MsV1, whole genome shotgun sequence genome includes the window GGAAATATATGTACAAATGCCAAAAAAGACCTGCCGAAGTGTCATTTAGACATATCTAAGCGCTGGTATATGTCGACACAGATCTATCAAGGCATTAGTAAAAGGTTCCCGAAAGATCTATCAAATGTCGTGAAACACTGATATATGCCATGAAAAAtggttagaaaatctttaaaCATGCACCAGTAAAAACTGGTGACCGCCTGTAAAGGTGTTGATCGCCAATTAATGTTTTTTTTCTCAATCCATTTGATTGTTTATATTTAATTGAGACCTATATAGTTTTTAAATATTTAGAACCTAAAAAATGTTGCACAACACAGTTAAAAATGAATACTAAATAAATTATATTACTTTACAATGAAAatcatataatatttataataatatGTTCAAAATGTTCTAAATACATATAAAAGAAAtccctccatctagccatcataTGTCTCTGCCTGCAACCTGCaagacaaaataataaaaataaattaattacatTTTAACAATTTTATGTGATTTAAATAGCATATCATATGACATTCAATGGCCCATTAAGAATGCGTTCCTTCTCATACAAGTCAATGAAAGGAGGGGCCCACTCACTATAAGTAATAAGGTCAAACTCTAATCGAAAAGTTACATGTGGCATATCTCATGACTTTCAATGGTCCACCTACATGAATTGGGGTTTAAAATTTCAAGGACATGTCTCATGTGTGTGCCGTCATGAGAACTCTTCCAATTCCCATAATTCATGCAGGGTCCATGTAAACTCTTCCAATTTCCCATCATGAGAAACACATCAGTGTTGAAATTTCAGTCCGTAGATAGATATATCATGAGTGGTGAAAACAATTTTTCATAATAGCATTTAATAATAgctttatttattatttactAACAAATTTACTAACTAGACTAGGTAGATATgtatatagattatatatatgACTATGCGGAAGCTGACCTTCTCTGCTTTTCATAATAGCTTTATCTAcacctgtgcataaggtcactaCAATAGAGCATTTTTCCCGTgaggaaaataaaaaagatgAATTAGGAGAGGAAGGCTAGTCCTTAGCAGTGagtgtgcatgtgggacccatgtgcaTGTTGGCCACACGCACCTTGATTGGTTCACATAGGCTGCGGATCCCAGGGCATGACACCCTTCAGCATTCCTAATGGTTTCAAACCCATTACAGCACATGGGTACCATTTTAGCATTCCTCTTTGCTAGATTCCGGCACAACCATGTCCCAGCTATTAATATTACAAAATAATgcttattttctaaagatagtgttcaaccattaaaatcaaaGGGGGCAGCCTTTCTCTCTAGGGTATTGAAAATCTGACAACTAAAGGATGGTGGACCAGAATCTAAAGATGGGGATTAGCAACCACATTTCAATATACCaaagaaaatacaagaaaaatcCTACCATTTGGAAAAGCATACCACCAAATAGATTCCTTGTCTCACAACACTTTGCTCATCATTTTTGGACACCAATTGACCATGCTGATTGATGTTAGTTTCAATGTTGTAATTAAGAAAGCATTTTTCACAGACCATGAAGAAAACAATTCGCAATTCCTTAGAAATTCTACTCCTATTAGAAGTTTCAAAAATCATAAGTCAATGTTGGCGCAGATATGAAATAACTCCTTTCTAAAACAACATAAACAAGCCCCAATTCTCATTCTTTGTTTTTGTAAGTTGTTTTAAAAGTAGAAATTCATAAATCATAAACTATTTTTCTCTACTCCAGAAATTGTCATGAGCCATACTCAGCCCCTCAATATCAAAGCATTTTCCAGAGAAATGGaacaagaaaaggaaagagagataaCTCACTTGATTCCCATCTTGGCAAAGACAAGTTCACATTGGAATGATTTTCCCTGACCTTTCCCTCCCCAAATACCCAGAATGAGTGGAACCTGTTACAATTCACCGAAACCATTCAAATTTCAAGAAAtcaatcatgggacccacttcagaAGCAGCCCAACAGAAGAGAGTGGAACATCTGAGTTGTGCATCAGGTTAGCCCCACGATGTACATGAcctggcctaaaaatgagactgGCCACTATCCAAGTAGACCACTCCatcactttgtgtggcccacctaaagaccCGATGCACGGTTCATTCATATGTTGCAGCTGCATTCCAGCCCCAATAAAGCTCATACATAGAAATTAACATACCTTAATGTTAGGCAAGGTCATGAAATTCTTGCTAACGTGGATAACAAGCTTGTCCATGAAAGCCGGGGCAATGTAGAAACCATGCATGGTATTGTCTAAGTTGTACCTGGAAATGGAACTTCCCATTATTCATTAAACAAATCATGATAGATATTAAAAAGCTTCCAACTCAAACTTGAGGACTCTTTAGACTCTTCATTTAACCATATAAGCAATAGAATTGTATTGAGTTGATCCAAGATGCCAATGCTCTCACTACTTCAGTTTAGCATTAAGCAGCATAGTAGAGTAAAAAAAGCATGaagagcaaccacaaaaaaaaaaaaaaaaaaaaaaaaaaaaagaagaagaagaagaagaagaagaagaagaagaagaagaagctcatgAGCTCAAAATGGTTATTAAATGATCTGATAGCTATCTGAAAGGTGGATAAACATTTACAGATGCTTTTATAAGAGCAACTAAGATAACATAagggttaaaaagaaaaaattgaaaaggctCAATCCCCTCTTCAGCAATGGGATAAGCAACAACTCTCCAGCTTCAACAATATAACACAGAAAATGTGTGTATGTGTTTACGTATATGTACATGTATCTGTATGCGTATGTGTATGTGTCAATCACAGTAACTACTAGAAATATGATGGTGCATATAGATGCACAACCAAATTGAATTGTGAACATTCAGTtgaatcaagtcaaaataatGAAACTCTAATGATGTGCCCAAAACAAGAGCAACCATCAAAGTAAAACCCCAGTTACAATGCACAGATCTTATTATCATTTGCTGCCCCACAACTTGGACATGCCGCATGAATTCCCACAATCTATGCcactcatttggtgggcctcactatgaatcagccactgatcaaatgatcttgaccatccaatcaaTTACTAACAAAGGGAGGGTAGATAAATAGAATACCCGACTATTAGCATCAAATGGCCCAAAACCACCAATAAATAGTATACACGACTATTAGCATCAATCCAGTCCATAAGATTTCATGAGAGTGATCCATCCAGGAGAGAATCCAGCCAATGAACAACCTCAATCAATAGCCTATTTGCACACATGTCCTGTTTTTCCGCAGCATGATATCAAATCCAAACCTCATCTAAGAGAAAATCGACTATCTCTATTTCcaccaaaaagggaaaaaatgaaatgaaaataaaataaaagaaacagTAAATTTGTAAATAATATAAAGAAAAGTTAAAATCAAGATCTTTTAACAACATATCCACTAAAACAAAATAACCATTAAAACACTattgaaattgagagagagaacaTATTCACAATGAAACTTGGAGCAGAAATCTCCATGTTTGAGAAGACTGTTCTGAAAATGAGATTGAACAATCTACCGAAAGCCACTAAAAAATTCAGTGAAAACAACATTATCAGATCCAGCAAAGCAGGTGCCATGTACAAGGCAATGCTTGTTGATGGATCTTCCCTTACAATTAGGAGGCTTCATGATTCTAAATATtcccagggagagagagagagagagagagagagagagagagagagagagagagagagagagagagagagagcgagcggagagagagagggagaggcagaaaGAGAGCTTTACCTTGGGTGCTTTCTGAATATTATTCAAAGATGTCACCACAATTAATGTTTTCTTCTTGACAAAAGCATTTATTCTACTCTCTGGATCACCATCTTTATCATCACtatgttcatcatttttcttagcCGCGTTGGACTCTTCTTGAATTTTGGCAGCTCTTTTTTTTTCCCACCATCTAACTTAGCATGCAATTTCCTTTCAATAGGATCAGTTGAAACTGTGACTTTCACCTTGGGTGCAATTTTGGCCCCCAGTCCTAGTCTTTAGAAAAGCATGCAAGAACAAGCTTTACAAACCATAATGATGAAATAATGACAAGATGATTCTTAATTCCATTTGTGTGGATCCCATCCCCCTCTCCACACtgccacatgtgccaaatgtataagatccaagccatccacatcTGAGTCCCCCCACATCTGCCCTGGCCCAAGTCTCAGGCCCTGGCCCACTCAACATGTAGGCCTCaatgtacaaaacaaataaacatcTACCGAGCTTTACCATGTTCTTCTAGaaatttgtgttgtggtccaactGATGGTGGACCCATcctatggacagcttggatgttcCACAAGAGTGCCAGCTTGGCCTTGGTGGTGGTATGTAAAGGGTCATACGATTTACAAGAATGTGGCATAGATACGGTGAGAAATATGCAGACATGCAAGATTCACAATCAAAGAAACTTGGAAGGACAGCCCTCAAATTCAACTTCTATTGATTCATCTATAGTTAATCTAGTCATATTATTCACCCATGCTTCAGCCTAAAAATAATTGCAGTCAAAACTCTATTATGAATCAATTGCCAATAGGAAACTATCTcttgatcaaatacataaatagtTCAGTGCCATGGAAAATCCAACGCATAAACTATTTGCCTAAGAGCTTTCTGATATTATAATAGTGAGGAGAGATTGACCTGAGTTTCTCACTTTTGAGCTTTTGGACTTGGAAAATGTTTCTGGCACTTAGGGGAAGTAAACAATCTATTGCAAGTGGGAACAAGTAACCAAGAGCAGTGTTAGAAATCAATTTCATTAGAACTGGATGGAAAACTTCAGAAGAATTCATGCTATTTGGGAATGCCATTGAGTGATATTATAaataaacttttttattttttaggaatttcatcaaacacatgacaTACTTACTGCTCATTGGATAATACAATTACACATATTTGTTTCAAGAATTTCATCAAACCCCAGACATGTTTGTTGCTCACTGGAATTTTATCAAACAAAGCAACACAAGGAATAGGATAACTAAGCTAATGTCGAATGTTACCAAGGTAAGAAGGTTCGAAGGCTTCCCTGATTGCTCGTCTTGGAGATATTCTGCTAGAGGATGGATTCCTGCAAGATGCCACATTCACTCTAGGAAATCGTGCCACATCAGCAAGGCCATCAACAAACCAAACACATCCACTGTTTTCATGAATGAGATTCAGCAATTCGTAATTGGATGGAGAATATGGCAGATAGAAGGTTATGATCAACATTGATGACCACGTCTGGAGGTTGCCGGGCCTACTCAATCAGTAGCTCTAGATCTGATCTAAGAACTCGAGAacgagaagaaaggaagagaaataagAGAGCGAATGAGAATTGGAGGCAAGATGGGAGATTAAAAGTTCCAAATCCAAGATGGGAGAAGCGTacgagacgagagagagagatgaggaaggGAGAGCAACAAAAGAGGAATAGATAGAGGGAAATGAAAAACCCTCTccgtgttttttttaaaaaaaattttaataaccAACATTTTATCATCGGCCATGGCCCAAAATCAGGGACGTTTTTGGACCGTTGCCAGTGATTCTCATTATTATCATGAGCTATACATGGCCGCTAGTGAAAATTACACCAGTAAAGCCACGTTTTCTTGGAGTGAGATagacatcaaaataaactataggtttcatcACTTAgtcttagctaagagatttagtctAACAAGACTgacatcttagaagaaaaacaaaaagatcaactagaaccatgaagaaatcgaagtggaaaaATGTTGTCGGTGCTCCACATAGAccttctctcccttttcaaaCCGTATAAGATGATTTGAAGTAGCctagggactcctttaaatagttttgcaactcaaactttcacaACTCCTTAGAAAAGTTtacaaaccacctcaaatttatgcacacTGTGCATCTTTGATGGcaactttgatgccattgaacagTCTTCGATtgcacctttgatgacattgaactatCTTCAATTCCATCGAAAATCTTTAGAACTATCCAATGAGTTGAGCCCGAAATTCATaaattgtcgatggcatcgaagtcagttcgataacatcgaagtcaATTTTGGGAattatttcatgaatttctcttTTAAACTTGGAGTTTCAGAATATCATTTTTCtagccaattttcaggattcattttctgcACTTCAAACcttcaattcttttcattcctcacttggtttccttaaatctttagcatgtgaattcttcattaatgacttccaaatctttaattcttcattatcttcttttgagctctaaattcatccttttaagtgcatattcatcataagcttccaaatcacctcgcatgacaaaaatgtatataattaaatcaaattatcaattaaatggtaggaaaactaatataattaaagagttaaatatgcaatatttgagtcttaacaatgTGTGAGTGAGCATTGACTTTCCTTATTGTGGTTTTCCAACAAATTAGAGAAAATCACCAAAATAATGCCTATAACAAGCTTCCTTAAGGCAAAAGAAGATGATTTCTGAGAATAAGCCACTttcagcaaaaataaaaaattgctgcACAAAAACAGGCATGTACAAAGTCGGATCATTTGTCCGGTCTTACAGCAAAAAACAAGTAGATTTTGGTTACAGACCAAGTTAGATGGAGTTGTTGTATCCATGATATTCTTTTGAGTTAGTCAATGGAGATGATGAGAATAACCCCAATGAGAAGGCAAAATAATCCAAAAGAAGACTTGTGTTCTACTTGTGTTGACCATAGCTTCAACCCATGATGCCTAATTGATCGATGTTGTTTTGTATGCGATATTGATTGGCATTTGAAGCTTCAGCATTCCATTAACCTAGGAATAGGAGCCCTTGTAAGGAAAAACATTTTAGAAACATTTTCTagatacacataacaaaataagGGGATAGACGTTCATATGGGAAAAGCCAAGGAAAAACAAACACAGTACTATTGCACCATCCATGTCCATGACAATCTTATAGTCTATCCATAGTAGGGATAACATGGATTCTGCATTGCAAATATAAATTATCAATACGGTATTCATATGTTCTAATAGACTAATGAACTAAACACCAACAGCACAAGCAAAATTAAGTCCTGACATATCTTTCACAACACACTATAGTATGCAACAATGGCATGCCACAATAACATCATAGAAATCTTAGCATAGTGTGGAAAGAATTCTAATAGTATATGAAGTCTGTTCCTATTTTTCATTAGATTTTAGATTCCCTAAACCCCAGCAGATTCCAGATTCCAACCCTGCTTTTGCATTATTAGGATGTTAGGTTAAGCttgattgagacatgaattcAAATAAGCTTCTCTTTTATTTGGTAAAACTTTGGGGGATGGATTTCTTTTATTTAACACAAACACATAAATGAGATGTTATTTATTACACAATTACACAAATGCGTAAGGACAACATGGCATTGTAGAGCTCTAACAGATGATCCATGAAAACTCAAATGAACAGATAATAATTGAATTCATTAGCAAACAGTCAATAATACAATAAAATTTAGATGTTTCAGAAGGAACATACAAGATCACTAAGATGCCACTAAAACGACTCAAATTGGTTTTTGCAACACTCGAAATTCAATTTACTTTCACCctacttatttgtcatccaaatgtAGACAAGACTTTTCACTTGTAAGTAAACATTGGCATCTTTGAGCACCATTTATACCTTAATTACAACAGGGTGGAAAATATCAAGAAATATCCAACCACTACTCAATTTCTTTCAAATCATCTGATCAATGACGAATTCCTCACATTTATTAGAGGTCCCCTAATTTTCAATGGTAGCAGAGCAACTGTGCCTAGGACTTCAAACTAATGTTCTGACAGAATGATCATGCATCTTCCTCAATCCCTGAAGCAATCCCACAAAGCATGTTAAATACAGTTTCTTCTATTATGTCCTTTCTTTACGATCtcaacaaatataaataaaacatACATATGTATAGATGATCCCAAATCCTATTTTTTGTTGATCCATGCCAACTACCCTTTACatagttttgaaaattttactttttgCCTTTTCTCTTTGATTCCGCTACTTCTTTAAGAAATGATGAAAATAAGAAATGATCTTGATAGTAGTTCATATAAACCATGCTTTGGCTCCAATAATCAGTGGAGCTgaattatttttcttcttcaaatagaaataaattaggggggaaaacacaaatacatgCAACAGGTTTGATTTACTGCTTAATGGCTAAAGCATGATGTGAGGCACCAttttggtatagcccacctgcCAATAATAAAATTGAGACACCCAAGGGACTATTAAGAGAATGGTCTCCCAGGTGGCGTGTACCACTTTTGACATGGAAACTCATTGTATTTTCGGAGGTATTCTTCCTAAGTGTGACATGTGTCATACTGTTACCAGGCACTAATAGGGTCCTAATAAATATATGTAGTTATATACTAACCTAAATTCTTTTAGCCTAGACAACAACTAAAAACACAGTATTCAATAAGGAATTAATCTCTACACCTAGAAACTCCAAAGTGGGTGTTTTGTTCTAACTATGTCCAATGATTCAATTTCACTCGGTAAGCGAACAAGCCCTCATATCCCTTCTCACCATCTGAATCAAAATCCTCTAATATGTTCCTCTCATTATCCATTCAAGCCTTCTCACCACATGCAATCAAAGGACGAGCATGTTATACAAACAATTGATACCTTGTTGTATGGAGAAGGAAATACAAAGTAACACGCATCAGAAATTGCAAATTGTTTTTCCTCCAATTTCTCAAACCTAATGAAAGAAAGATGATAAGAtaatataaaatatgtaaatGACTAAGCCAAAAGCTGAAGCAGAACAAATAAAACACTCAAATGAATTCAATTGCCAACTTACTACAAAAAGGTTGTTAGGAAGAATCAAGTGCCATGAAATAGCAAGTTTGTGAACGCTTCCCATCAACAACCTATGGACAAGAAATTTGAATGAAGTATCAGAAGAAGGGCAATTCCAAACATAATGAGAATGCTTTGTCTATTGAGAAGCATGGCTTTTAATTATTTGATGAGAAACATAATGTATCAATCTTAATTGCATTTCTGTTGCACAAGCTAGAATGATTCTCATTGGCTTTAAGAAGAGCGAGTGTAATGCATTGCCAATATTTTGATTTTAGAGAATGGTTTATACCTTTAAAGTACTTGACAGTTCCACTAAGAGAAATTAAAACTACTGACACAACATGATCATGGGGAATGTCTCGAGATATCGGAGCATCTGGGAAAGACCAACTCTAAACAAAGAAACAAGAgaaaaatgaggattatacattCATAAAGTCCCACTCTTATTAACCGAGATTCGGAATaagttcaaacttcttaggaacaACACCACTGAAGTGGTTGTTTTTTTGTGTTACTGAAAATCAAAGCAACTAAAATTAGACTTAGTATTTAGGATTTTGTTTAAAAATCTGAAGAATAGACAATCCAACAAGTAGCCTTCCCACCAAGAAAAAGACCATTCGTTTCCAATTGCAGAAAAAGGGCCTCGTCTTTCTCTCATTTTCGGAACGACAACAACAAAGCGCCAGTTGATGACTTTATTTTAATGgggattttctctgttttgcCAACCATTTAAAAGCACAACCCAAATTGCTATGAGAGAGCTTAAGATaacaatgatgatgatttaaCAGAGAGcctatatacacacatatacatatataaaggaATTCTCACCTGCACACTAGTTCTTATGAGAACTTGTGggaactttttcaaaactcatctcctATGATATAATCACAAAATCTAAACTGTCCAGATGATGCAGctccccatgaaacccccagggcccaactttcaccctaatccaaaactttagtgggccatggcgaatgaaaatagtttcctctcttgatttggatAACACATTAATACACAACCGATATCACAGAAAATGATTACAATTCCTAGGAGGTAAATTCTTTAGCATAAAACCTTCAATTAGAAGATAAACATCACACAAGAAAACATCTTTATTCTTTCAGCCTACCTTTATTACATTTGAATTTTGATCACCAATACTAGAAATCTACATTCTAAATAAACATTGATTCTACTCTCTGCCTGTATGTgtattataaaaagaaaaacctCCATGCTTGATTATTTTCATACAATAGACACCTAC containing:
- the LOC131238507 gene encoding ribulose bisphosphate carboxylase/oxygenase activase 2, chloroplastic-like, which gives rise to MGSSISRYNLDNTMHGFYIAPAFMDKLVIHVSKNFMTLPNIKVPLILGIWGGKGQGKSFQCELVFAKMGIKLQAETYDG